The Deltaproteobacteria bacterium DNA segment CCCCTGCTTCATCTTCGAGGATATCCGAAGCAACTTTAGCGAACCCGAACTGGCGCGGTTCACGGGACGGCAAGGTTTGCGATTGATCGAAGATGAAGGGTTGGGGCGATTTGCTGAAGATGTGTCCGACATTGGAGTGAAGGCCATGCTTGCGGAGCTTCACGTGGGTGATCATTTCAGGGACTGGATCGAAAGCCGGAGAGTAGAAAGGGCAACCCCGATTGCCGTTCGGCCGACGTTAGAGGCTATACTTCGGCGGTTTGAGTTACATCCCTAGGCAAGGAAGTTCACCCAGTCATTGGTCAGAGCAATCCGCTCACCGGCTCATAGCTAAAGAAAAGGAATCGGTTCAACCCGATTCCTTCTCCTCCTCACACCCCCAGCTTGCGGAGCTTGCGCTCTTCAGCATGTGGAATCGAGGTGGATGGGCGAGCACGGCCGACGGACCATTGCCTCAACCCAACAATCTGCTCGGCCATCAAGCGCGACAACGGCACGAAGCCGGACAACGAAGCCGCAATGTCGAGATCGGTTGGTTCTTTGGACCGTTCAAACGCACTGAACAACGCTTCATCAAAAACCGCTTCAATCTCAGCACCGGTCAACCCATCGGATGCACGGCTCAGTTGTTGAACATCGTAGTCGGCAGCTTTGCGTTTCCGCCGCTCAACGACGATCTTCCAGATGGCCTCGCGCTCGTTGTCGTTTGGCAAGTCGACGAAGAACAACTCATCGAACCGTCCTTTCCTCAGCATTTCGGGCGGCAGTTGGCTGACATCGTTGGCAGTGGCGACGACGAAGACAGGGGCAACCTTCTCCTGCATCCAGCTGAGGAACGAACCGAACACCCTCGCTGATGTTCCTCCGTCGGTTGAGCTGCTGGATTTCGAACCTGCAAAACCCTTCTCCAACTCATCAATCCACAAACAGCACGGCGCAATCGCTTCAGCTGTTTGGATGACCGAGCGGATGTTGGCTTCGCTTTGGCCAACAATTCCTCCGTAGAGCTTGCCGGCATCGAGCTTCAGCAGCGGGATGTTGAACACGGCTGCTGTCGCTTTGGCGGTCAGTGATTTGCCAGTGCCGGGAAGGCCAACAATTAGCAGACCCTTTGGAGCCGGCAGACCGTAGGCTTGAGCACGCTGGCTGAATGCATCTTTGCGCCTCAACAGCCAGTCCTTGAGCAGATTCAACCCGCCGATGCTGTTCAATGATTCTTTGACCTCAACGATTTCCAACAGCCCGTTTTTCTTCACCGCTTGAGCCTTTTCCCTCGCGATCACCGAAGGGTTGATCGTTTTCGTTTCAGCGTAG contains these protein-coding regions:
- a CDS encoding AAA family ATPase gives rise to the protein TVPAPANTPVRSTWERQTNKPPPPIATNPKPQTQNPSTIMPKSNPSNPPSSDSAGLLSELSLTTLHYIRAGYPGLYLVSAEELRVEAELKQLLTRLPGYTLHFWSTVDGLVDVKNRTILNANDPLEVLEAVIKLPEKSLVLLKDYHLHFAEPNPILLRKFKDTLLHAKVKQKTLVVLGCRLCLPPELEHELTVVHLQLPGKVELRAILGGIMQSAGIHSLDIETHEKAVEAAAGLTTIEAENAFSLSYAETKTINPSVIAREKAQAVKKNGLLEIVEVKESLNSIGGLNLLKDWLLRRKDAFSQRAQAYGLPAPKGLLIVGLPGTGKSLTAKATAAVFNIPLLKLDAGKLYGGIVGQSEANIRSVIQTAEAIAPCCLWIDELEKGFAGSKSSSSTDGGTSARVFGSFLSWMQEKVAPVFVVATANDVSQLPPEMLRKGRFDELFFVDLPNDNEREAIWKIVVERRKRKAADYDVQQLSRASDGLTGAEIEAVFDEALFSAFERSKEPTDLDIAASLSGFVPLSRLMAEQIVGLRQWSVGRARPSTSIPHAEERKLRKLGV